The bacterium genomic interval CGCCGTCACTCAAAGCAGCGCTCCATACCTTTATCATCATCCCTTTGAGCCGTGTAAATGCCCCGGGCTTGGGTGTGCAGCCCCTGACCTGGTTCACAATATTACTCGCCGGCTGTCGCCAGTCAATCGCTCCCGCATCGCGTGGAAGCGAACGAGCCAGGCTCGCAAGTTCATCATCCTGAGCAATGGGGTTGATCTTGCCTGATTCGAGTCCATCCAGGGTGTCTATCAGCAAATCGGCTCCGAGCAATGACAAGCGCACCGAAAGCTCACCCGCATTCTCATCCGGCAAGATATCGAGTGTCTTTTGGAGCAGGATGTCACCCGTGTCCCAACCCTCATCCATCAGCATGGTCGTGACACCCGTCTCGTGCTCACCCGATATTATCGCATGCTGGATGGGAGCCGCGCCTCTATATTTTGGGAGAATGGAACCGTGAACGTTGACAACACCATACTTTGGCCAGGCAAGCAGTTCGGGGGTAATCTTCTGGCCATATGCGACAACCACCATCGCACCAATCGGACCGAAATCCTTTATTGTTGAAAATGACACAGGATCACTGATCTTTTCTGGCTGCAAAATTGGAATGCCATGAGCCAGTGCAACTTCCTTCACAGGACTAATCAGCATCTGACGGCCACGACCTCTGGGTTTATCCGGTTGAGTGATCACGGCCAGCACCTCATGCGCAGAAGCAATCAGCTTCTCCAACGACTGCACCGCAAATGAACTCGTCCCCGCAAATATTACTTTCAAACCAACACCCCGACTGATTTGGTAATGAGTATTTTGGATTGATTATTTTATCCTTTATTCTTCTTCGTCGTCATCCGTGACTGGAACGGTCTCGAGAGTGTCGGGATCGGCACGGTCGATAAACATCGTGCCATCCAAATGATCCATCTCATGCTGAAACACCCTCGCCAACAGATCATTCGCCTTGATCTTGACCTTTGTTCCCTCCTCGTTTATACCCGTAACCACAATACGTGTTGCACGAGGAACCTCACCCTGCAATCCGGGTATGCTCAGACATCCTTCAATGCCCCACTCCTCACCGCTGGCACTGAGCATTACGGGATTGACCAGGGCATGCATACCATCACCAATATCATACACAAACAGACGAAGAGATTTGCCCACCTGAGGACCGGCCAGACCATAACCATGATTTTCAGTCAGGGCGTCGGACATCATCTCTATCAATGACCTGACATCATCATTGAATTCCTCAATCTCATTTGCGCGCATGCGAAGAATTTCATCGCCATATTTAACTATCGTGCTGGACTCCATATATCAGATAATACTCCCTAAGATTCTCACCATCCAATATAAATTTAAGCACCAACAGGCCAAAAAAGTCAATTGACTTACCCAGATGGATCAAAAATGAAACCAGCATAGGTTCAATAATGATTTTGGCACGTTTCTTGCAATCATCATGTTTGGATAAAAGGGAAGGTGCGCTGCGCCTTACATAAGAAGTGGGGATTTGCCAAAGTGAAAAGAACAAAGACAATAGTCATAGCTCTTATCTTAATTATGCTGGCGGCAAGCTTGAGCACATCTGCATTTGCGCTGCCCAGGACCGATCCGGGATCATTCCTGGTATATAAAGCGGACAGCGTGGACTCGTTCGTCACACAGCTCACGTCCAACAAGCGCGTTGCCGCGCGTTACGCAAGACACTATGGCATATCTCCTGACAAGCTGGGCAAGTACTTCAGCGAAAACATTTGCATAAAAACCCTGGACAAGCCATATAGGACTACTGTCTACTTTATCTCAAAAGGCAATGTCATAAAGCAAAAGCAGCGGGTCCTGAAAGCCGGAAGTAAAGTGTTTGTAGGACCAAACGGTCTGCCTCTGCTTGAGTGGCGCTGCGGTAACCCATTGGGCACACAACTGCCCCCAGCGCCGAAGCCTTTGGCAAAAGCGTCGCCAGCGCCCGATTGGGCTGTGGCACCGGCTCCAGTACTCGAAGTAGCGGCTGCAGCCGCAGAAGC includes:
- a CDS encoding PEP-CTERM sorting domain-containing protein (PEP-CTERM proteins occur, often in large numbers, in the proteomes of bacteria that also encode an exosortase, a predicted intramembrane cysteine proteinase. The presence of a PEP-CTERM domain at a protein's C-terminus predicts cleavage within the sorting domain, followed by covalent anchoring to some some component of the (usually Gram-negative) cell surface. Many PEP-CTERM proteins exhibit an unusual sequence composition that includes large numbers of potential glycosylation sites. Expression of one such protein has been shown restore the ability of a bacterium to form floc, a type of biofilm.), coding for MKRTKTIVIALILIMLAASLSTSAFALPRTDPGSFLVYKADSVDSFVTQLTSNKRVAARYARHYGISPDKLGKYFSENICIKTLDKPYRTTVYFISKGNVIKQKQRVLKAGSKVFVGPNGLPLLEWRCGNPLGTQLPPAPKPLAKASPAPDWAVAPAPVLEVAAAAAEALPQAVPITAAPALAVQDALVPAAGGLSFSEPLLLLGGAIPMLIGGVAVNNHSSTPSVPEPASIVTLLVGASGIILRARRKK
- the def gene encoding peptide deformylase; this encodes MESSTIVKYGDEILRMRANEIEEFNDDVRSLIEMMSDALTENHGYGLAGPQVGKSLRLFVYDIGDGMHALVNPVMLSASGEEWGIEGCLSIPGLQGEVPRATRIVVTGINEEGTKVKIKANDLLARVFQHEMDHLDGTMFIDRADPDTLETVPVTDDDEEE
- the fmt gene encoding methionyl-tRNA formyltransferase, yielding MKVIFAGTSSFAVQSLEKLIASAHEVLAVITQPDKPRGRGRQMLISPVKEVALAHGIPILQPEKISDPVSFSTIKDFGPIGAMVVVAYGQKITPELLAWPKYGVVNVHGSILPKYRGAAPIQHAIISGEHETGVTTMLMDEGWDTGDILLQKTLDILPDENAGELSVRLSLLGADLLIDTLDGLESGKINPIAQDDELASLARSLPRDAGAIDWRQPASNIVNQVRGCTPKPGAFTRLKGMMIKVWSAALSDGAASGEPGEIIEVNRDGIKIAALGGYVILREVQAESRQRMSAADFARGATLKPGDRFG